A region of the Silene latifolia isolate original U9 population chromosome 9, ASM4854445v1, whole genome shotgun sequence genome:
TTCACTTCCTTGCTCGTAGTAAATCCCGATTTTACCATTTGGGTTATTAATTTTTACCGTCACATTGAAAACTGGGGTAATAGTAGTTGCGTCAGCATTTGATGTAGTCAAATTAACTCCTTTAACGTGCACACTTGTAATGTTGTACGTAGGTTTCTTTGGGTGGTAAACAAGGTAAAGAATACCAAAAGTTATGGCAAGGAGAAGAATTAGGATAAGAATTGTAGAAATGATGGAGCAAATGCAGCACCTACAACAACTTCTATTACTTTTCTTTTTTGTGTACAGCTTGAACTTGTGCTCATTTTCCGGGGGTGGAACACGAAAAACTCGATCCTTAGGCACTTGAACCACATAAGTTCCTGGGTTTGGACCGTACCCGTATCCATTTCCATAGCTCATTTTTGACGATGCAAATGAGTCTTGGCTCATCCTCCGGTGATGCTCTCCAGACACAGGTGGTGTCTCATCGGTTGAGTGCGGATTTGGGTGCTCACCTGAAAATGGTGGAGAGTCTCTAGGGTATACTCGTTcgcccattttttttttttacactttaACTAGTTGATTAGGTGCTTGAACAAGGTAGGTAATTCTGCACATGAAACAATTAGACAAAAATTATCATCTTGGATCGGTGGATTTCATAAATTGTCTACTGCATTTTATAACATGGAAATAATTgattaaatcaaataaactaaacttcATTGTCATCTTTTTCAACTTGATCATATACCTTAATAAGCTAATTAATACAGATGCCAAAATTAAGGGCAGTAAACGTAGTTGACTGTAAAGCGTAACTCATAATCTCGTAATAGTAAAACCGATCCTACAAATTATTAAGAGGTCTAATGACTACAGGTGTGaaataacttggcaaagtataggAAAGATAGTCTAACGACTTTAAatattaaatcaaataaattGCATTGAGTTATACCTTATACTTTTCTAATCTTCTTCCCAAAGAAACCAAAACACAATAATAATCCACGAAGCTTACTAGCTTAGTTTTAATGCTTTTATGGGCGGATAAAATAAATTTGAGTGATGTGTGAACAGGTGTTCTAGGTAAATtcatatacggagtattagtCGAAGTAATCAATAACGCGTTAATTTATGCCGTGAATGAATGAAACGCTAATTAATGCCATCAATAAAACAAATTCCGGATTACAGATGTTATTATTGAAAATATACCAAAATTGGTAATAGTACATTAGTACTATTCTAAGATTGGACTAGAAATCTCCTACTTGCACATGAGTATTTGCTAGCTAAAATAGATTTGATAACTATTAACGGATACATCTAAAAATGAGAAATGATAATTATTAACCGGGATAGAGTATGTAACAACTGACTAGATTGGACTAGAAGTTTACAATTCTATTACCTGCGAAAAACTTGAAATTCTACAATTTTTTgcgataaaaataaataaatttagaaATGAGAAGTAATAATACCTGGAAATATAGGTGAGGATGATCGGCAAAAGCTTAAACGAAATCCaaaattaatgtttaaacttgGTTTGAAATTGGTTTAATGGGGGGTGAGAGAATGAGGGAGATTAAGAAAACGTGAAGGCAAATAAGTTAAGATAGAAGAGAGGAGGAGTAAGGCAGTAGAGTTAATATATACCGTAGAGTATAATATAGACAAACCCACACGAAAGTATAAAAAGACGGAGTAAAACAAATTAGTGGCAGACTGTCAGGCTGTATGTTGTTGTATATGATCTCAATACTGTTGGTTGGTTTCTAATATATTTAAGTTTATTATATgtgaaaattgttgattacagacttttaaaaattacagtcttataaatttttttttgaaaattacatccaaaatattacttttcttctaaaattgcaccaacttgaggtttttggtgaattttgatgatgtttttatgatgtaccctttattatttgagagcctacttacccagatttcttacctctccttaacacaaaccaattattcaccccaaacatcataaaaacatcatcaaaattcaccggaaacctcaagttggtgcaattttagaagaaaagtaatattttggatgtaattttcaaaaaaaaatttataaggctgtaattttcaaaacgtgatttttaaaaggctgtaatcaacaattttctcttattatatttaagtttattattgtcaaaaaaaaggggtattctctcgtgtacccctgaactttttcgttttctatggtgtacccgtcgtttttcacaaaaaaactttgaccgacaataaatCTCTGATACGAGTTCAGaaaatggtaatttttttttttcaaaccaattatctcgtcaaggccttcaatttgaaaaaaaaatcaccgcttaataggaatatttataatagttgggcctcaaccatcaccttaaggttttggttgagatgattcatctatcatggtatcagagccagtgtgaccgaaggtcacgggttcaaatcctggcaacctcaaaacccctcaaaaactcgaagtggaaacctGCACACGGTacggggagccggtgcacaactaaccactcttcaagcccaacgggcatttgagtgagggagcgtaataggaatatttataatagttgggccttgaggcccaactattataaatattcctattaccgCTTTTTAAACAtgtagccggtagttatggttggtcaaacattttttaacgaataaactttgatcgaccataattcccgactacgagttgaaACGTCGgtgaatgtttttttttaaacAGAAGAACTTTTAAAGGaggtcaatttggaaaaaaagtttaacgtattctgaacttgtagccaagagttattaacggtcaaagtttttttgcatgaaaagaggagtatatcatagaaaatgaaaaagttgaggggtcACGAGAtaatatccaaaaaaaaaatcttaatGTTTTGTTAACAATATTTAACGCGGAAAAAGGTTGTATATGGAAAGAGACATTCGCCTTGATTTTGGGTGTAATGGTTTTTATTCTTAGGATTTGCATAATAATACAGAATGTCCCAGCCGGCTATCGCAGTCCTAGTTTACTCTACTTTATTAGGCAGGCCGCGTCGTAGTCAGTCCAAATTCTAAACCGCGTCTATTGTGAAAACCTCCTAGGCTCAGATTATGCTACCAACCCCGGTAGTTAACTTCAATTCACACCCCACAATTACACCAATCGTGCTCCATATAGTTATTAACTTATTATTAATTACTGTAAAAAATTTGGATATGTCTTTATATTTAATGGTCAAGGACGGATGGTCAAGATAGTTGTTAATTGTGTTATTATGTCTTTTAAATTTCAACTGAAGTTGGTATTTGACTATTTAGTAAACACTAGTTTTGAAACCCGTGAAAAAATTACGGGTCTTATATAAGTTTTTCTCTTTTGGTTAATACTACCTGTATAAACATGTATTATGATAAAATAAGATGTGAATTATGAAAATTAGACATAATAACACGGTGCTCCGTACTATGACTACTGTCAACTCCCTTgatttgttttcctatttaatcCTCGTTTGCTTTTCAAaggtttaaattatcaaattttgAGAGATTTAGCggtttttattttaaatgttttttactttttctaattttttttattatggtcTCTATATAATCAAATAATAACTAAAATTAATTATAAGAATGTCAATGCTTTAGTTAGCCTTTAACTATATTATATTGTGTAGATTTAATTATTATTCCATAGATAAAAATTATTGAAACTAATGAATGTACAAATCCCatgtggaataaaattaaatgtgttaaaatgatgtggaataaaattaaatgtgtTAATGTAGTCTTTTAATTATATAGTAtagatattgtataattattactccgtattaaatGTATAGAAAGATATCCTCCATCCGTTTCACCCATTCCCTTACATTTACctttttttcgtaatttattttcgcagtacgtagTTTACTCATCTCAATACATTTTGCGCATAATTTTCCATTTCTATACCCATggcaaaaaaaaaccaaacttgATTCTCTCCATTTCTAATCGTGCAacaattcatggattatacaaccagttgtatatgttgtacggtgtagaatctgagTTTTGTGAAAAAGTAcccgagctttatgttaaataatatgagctttattagaaagtattgaactcatccatttacacattaaaaatcgGAAAAGTAGCAAATTACCCCTATAAGTTTATCACTACGTGCAATTCACCCCCTTAAGTTTTAACGGAagcaaattagccccataactTTGCTTTCATGTGCAATCAACTACTATccataatttaattaaataatatgcattatataaaattaaaagaaaatattATTGTCAATTCTACTTGCAAAATGTCTTAGTTACCCTCACCTTCTCTAACCCATTATCACCTCAATAGTCAACCATAATCAATGGCTTCATGATTTTGGACGTTGTATTCTGGGGAAAAAAAATTAGTTTTCGGCTTGAACAACCATCTTTCAATCTTCCCAAAAATTATATTTAAAGGCGTAAAACCTCCAAAGAAATTAAGAATTTTGTTTTTGATAATTTGATTCCATCAAAATTTCCCAAAAATTCCAAGTGACTAAAATATTTACTCCGTATTTTGGATTATCGGACAATGTGTATATTCTATGTTGGAGTAATTTTTGTACAGATCATTGATCGGTTGTGATTTAAAAGAGAACTCAGCGAAAGAGAATGAAAGTTGAGGATGAATGTTGAAGAAAAGAGTAAAAATGACTATTCCAAATCTAAAATTTGCTAATAACATTTTTGTATGATTTTATAAGTAATTTTGTCATCCGAATAAAGGCTAGTAGTCAATTGCACCTAAATGAAAACTTTTGGGGCTAATTTgctactccctccgttccagtgatatatatgtttacacttcctttattttgtgaggggaaaataaaggaagtgtaaacatataactggaacggagggagtacaaCTTAAACATAAAGGGGTTAATTGCGAATACAATCAAACATAAGGGGGTAATTTGCCATTTTCCCGCATTAAAAACATAAACTTTGAACTAGCTCAGGAAAAATAtatataagctcggattcttataccttagttgtacaatgcttatagtacaactggatgtataatcctatttgtgatcGTGCAACCTCATCGAATAATTAAACTTCTTCAATTATAAACTACAAATTGAATGTTAAATAAGTATTTGACTCATTAATTAcaaattactaattaaattaatgttatctctGATGCTTTGCTtagaatttttatttatttattataaggtTTTGCGGTTATGCGAATTAGAAATTAGCGGCAACGATTTGACGGCGTAGAGGGGATGTTGGGGTCGCTAATGTTAGGGAGTTGGATGGTTGTGGGCGAAGATGGTGTTGGACGTTACTCAATGAAAAATTTGCTGATTTAACATTTTTTGTATGTAGTACCATACTACAAATCTGGGCAACAATAATGGGTTGGGAATGATGGGGCAGGTGGGGCACCAGTGGTGATGGACTGATGGAGGCGGATCATGTATAATGGTGGAAGAGAGAGAGAAGATTGGatgggtgtaacacccccatacaccaaggtgccttaccaagaccacccaatgcatgaaagtgctaccatctcagttacccgaggcaatgaaataaagaacatactttaatagataagtttaagtgACTACATAACAAAATCCAAAACAAACTAAAGAAAATGAATGATTGACAACACAGCAGAAGACTCCTAAACAACTCGTGATGACTCAAGCcaagctatccctcgcgcatccatatcatacatgctcaataactgctcaccatccccgaatggatcaccacaatttttaaaacaattaaacggggtcagttactgattacacaatataagatgaAGCAATATCAAAAATACATACAATCACCCAACTCCCTCACAtctccaatcacctgactagcttgaaggtctagtcctgccagattacggccgcaaccagtaatcctcatcaccgccagtgggggaccgcagtggttcctacctaagccccgttcatcaataccgagcgcaaacccaagttccttaatgtgcatgtcccctttgtggcgggttccacaaagggcgaatcaagggtgtgaagccgcTCCCGtaagtgtaataccccgtatttttttttatatataataaattaaatggatattattatatattaattattatacatttatattactaattatgtcgggataatagttgagtcgataattacattaggctatcgtaagttatttgagacgggtttatacggaattcgaaatgcgagctaacccatttaccctcgacccatttgatgttcagcccaattaaaccctaagcccattaacctaaccctaaccctaattataacctaaacactacccaaacccttccctcaacccgcctccctcacgcctccctcttTCATCAGCCCAAATCTCAAccctcacgcatagagagagagagaaagagtgagcTGGGTTGTTGTCAGTGCAGCAAAGAAGAGATAGGGGCGGttgtcgacgttcataggcggctatggtggcggtggtggtgacggAAAGGTAAGCATTCAACCTCATTTCCTCTGTTTTCGTTTTATGTCGAGGTTTTGAGTATTGTTTCGTGTCTTGGGGAGGGGATGCTGATGGTTGTTGGCAGGTAGGGGAGTAGTGTGGTGAGTGGCGAGTaacgtggtggttgttggggtggttgtaggtggttagGGTGGCAGAGACAGGCGGTATCGATTAAGGGGGCAAAATGGGTGTGGTTACGGGTTTCAGGGGAGTTTGAGACGGGTaagttttgggtggcaccaccgtggactagggggaggtcgaaacggtggtgctatggtgtctgtgtgcgtgggttggcgACGAGCTGAATGGTGGTGATAGAATAGAGTATTGTTGACAGCGGTGGTGGCAGAACGCGGCAAATCAGGGGCTGCTCAGGGAAGGaaggtgtaataccccgtatttttatataattaattaaatggatattattataaattaattattatacaatttatattactaattatatcgtgatatttgttgagtcgataattacgctacactatcgtaagttaattaagacgggtttatattgaattcgaaaggtgagctaaacaattAAATATCGACCCATTTGAACTGGCCCAATAACATGTCCAGCCC
Encoded here:
- the LOC141600405 gene encoding NDR1/HIN1-like protein 13, which codes for MGERVYPRDSPPFSGEHPNPHSTDETPPVSGEHHRRMSQDSFASSKMSYGNGYGYGPNPGTYVVQVPKDRVFRVPPPENEHKFKLYTKKKSNRSCCRCCICSIISTILILILLLAITFGILYLVYHPKKPTYNITSVHVKGVNLTTSNADATTITPVFNVTVKINNPNGKIGIYYEQGSEVSVYRDGVNLCEGKLPAFYQPPNSVTVLSTELSGAGMVLSKAARDKLMNQQKDGKVPLEMDASIPVKVKLGSVKFWTFTVKVTCDVTLSALTANAKVVSKNCKVHATPW